A single window of Grus americana isolate bGruAme1 chromosome 6, bGruAme1.mat, whole genome shotgun sequence DNA harbors:
- the LCT gene encoding lactase/phlorizin hydrolase isoform X1 — translation MEQVCKTVIFFLLVSPSLGIDQEFAQNFIAIAGPLPSKLVNRLHLQDQVLPKEDQGPAVAEAHDYLCHQDLVAPELPQYFSHLREIGVTHYKIILPWARILPKGDARKPDEAQVQCYQELLETVVAADLRPVVVLHHQRVPSAVAMQARGRKANAFADLFVEYAEFSFRVFGGLVDVWLTFSDLPEVLKSLPYDDPQYQAQALAAAHERAYTVYHEKYSLAGGKLSIALGMGDVLDSASSEFLSVSLQESVDFLSLSLQYHCRNETDFYKKLNEFQNVWKDIEILVFRLKFLDCGSMEENPFIPVAAIVTAINKEETRTIGYDVNEFLDLSSSHFVSKTNALQEYPDAVLAPRSSYQTVWEMFSKQSELERDSFLQDVFPSGFLWGTSTGALNIEGAWAEDGKGESIWDQFGHAGHVYKNQTADVACDSYYKTSYDIYLLRGLHPQLYKFSVSWPRIFPAGTKKTISSKGVDYYNQLINQLLDSNIEPMVTLFHWDLPQALQVLGGWQNDSIIDAFVNYADFCFATFGDRVKFWITFHEPWVISYAGYGTGEHPPGITDPGVASYKVAHTILKAHAKVWHLYNNKYRSQQLGKVGLVLNSDWAEPKTPTNSEDVRASERYLQFMLGWFAHPIFVNGDYPDILKAQIQEVNQQCSATVAQLPLFTEEEKSWVKGTADFFGLSHYTSRLVSSVTNGTCTSSYESIGNFSLHVDPSWPQTASSWIHVVPWGLRRLLKFVSQEYTGTNIPIYIAGNGMPTEDSGDLINDTLRVDYFRQYINEALKAVKLDAVDVRSYIARSLVDGFEGAVGYSLKFGLHHVNFEDSNRPRTPKASAYFYSSVIANNGFPSKVLDRFSTPMVFDLPMPSKLPNLPASEVPSKAKIVWQKFSSQTDFERDMYFYGTFPEDFSWGVSSSAYQVEGGWDADGKGPSIWDNFTHVPGNIKNNDTGDIACDSYNKVEEDIYLLRALGVKNYRFSLSWSRIFPTGRNNSINSHGVDYYNLLIDGLVANNITPIVTLYHWDLPQALQDIGGWESSALIDLFDSFADFCFQTFGDRVKFWITFNEPQVIAWIGYGIGMFPPNVNDPGSAPYRVAHILLKAHAKVYHTYDDKYRASQGGIIALCPHVDWVEPKTPSDPRDIEAADRYMQFLMGWFTHPIFKNGDYPEVMKWKVGNRSELQNLPSSRLPVFTAEERDYIRGTADVFCFNTYSSKIVTHATTRLRPFSYEYDQEVSTEVDSSWPSSAVNDQRAVAWGLRRLLNWIKEEYGNPPIYIIENGVGIKTKSDVNDNTRIFYHKTYIDEALKAYKLDGVNLRGYNVWSFMDNFEWLDGYDPRFGLHQVDFDNPNRPRTPKRSAVYYAEIIRNNGILLPKEDEFLYGEFPKNFWWSVATSAYQIEGGWRADGRGLSIWDQFSHTPLKISNDDTGDVACDSYHKIEEDVEMLKSLKVSHYRFSISWSRVLPDGTTRYINEMGLNYYERLIDALLAANIMPQVTLYHWDLPQALQNLGGWENDTIVQRFKEYAELLFQRLGDKVKFWITLNEPYNTAYCGYGVGTAAPGISVRPGRAPYVVGHNLIKAHAEAWHLYNETYRAKQGGLISITINSDWAEPRNPYNQEDMDAARRYLQFLLGWFAHPIFKNGDYNEVMKTRIRERSLAQGLSQSRLPEFTESEKQRIKGTFDYFGLNHYTTVLTYNMNYPAGVLSYDSDRGVASVTDRSWLNSGSFWLKVTPFGFRKLLRWIKEEYNNPPIFVTENGVSERGALDLNDTWRTHYYRSYINEALKAIVLDGVNLQGYTAWTLMDNFEWAVGFDERFGFYYVNFSDPDLPRRPKASARYYSQIINCNGFPDPAMGPHPCLELEPEVTPTDTTPAAADIVRFLGLDLTSQSAEIALYVLFALSAVGALGLALLAYKYGKLSKRSHKRSHMELRKL, via the exons ATGGAGCAGGTTTGTAAGACAGTCATCTTCTTTCTCTTAGTGTCTCCCAGCCTTGGGATAGACCAGGAATTTGCTCAGAATTTTATCGCCATTGCTGGACCTCTACCCAGCAAGTTAGTAAATAGATTGCATTTGCAAGACCAAGTCCTACCCAAGGAAGATCAGGGCCCTGCTGTGGCTGAAGCCCATGACTACCTGTGCCACCAGGATCTTGTGGCTCCTGAGCTGCCCCAGTACTTTTCCCACCTTCGTGAGATCGGGGTGACGCATTACAAAATCATCCTGCCGTGGGCACGCATTCTTCCGAAGGGGGATGCTAGGAAGCCAGATGAAGCGCAAGTGCAGTGCTACCAGGAGCTGCTCGAGACCGTTGTTGCTGCAGACCTCAGGCCAGTGGTAGTTCTGCATCACCAGCGTGTCCCTAGCGCTGTGGCCATGCAGGCTAGGGGTAGGAAAGCCAACGCTTTTGCTGACCTTTTTGTGGAATACGCAGAGTTCAGCTTCCGTGTTTTTGGGGGCCTGGTTGATGTGTGGCTGACCTTCAGTGACCTGCCGGAGGTCCTTAAAAGCCTGCCTTACGATGACCCCCAGTACCAAGCCCAGGCCCTAGCTGCCGCTCATGAAAGAGCTTACACTGTCTACCATGAGAAATATTCGCTGGCAG gtggAAAGCTGTCCATTGCTTTAGGTATGGGTGATGTCTTGGATAGTGCTTCATcagaatttctttcagtttctcttcag GAATCGGTAGACTTTCTGTCTCTCAGCCTTCAGTACCATTGtagaaatgaaacagatttcTACAAGAAATTGAATGAATTCCAG aaTGTCTGGAAGGACATAGAGATCTTGGTTTTTAGACTAAAGTTCCTTGATTGTGGTTCCATGGAAGAGAATCCTTTCATACCAGTAGCTGCCATTGTCACAG ctatTAATAAGGAAGAGACACGTACGATTGGGTATGATGTCAATGAGTTCTTGGACTTATCATCATCTCACTTTGTAAG caaaacAAATGCTCTTCAGGAGTATCCAGATGCTGTTCTTGCCCCTCGCTCCTCCTATCAAACAGTGTGGGAAATGTTTTCGAAACAGTCTGAATTGGAGAGGGATTCTTTTCTGCAAGATGTTTTTCCAAGTGGTTTCCTGTGGGGCACATCCACAGGTGCTTTGAACATTGAAGGAGCTTGGGCAGAggatgggaaaggagagagCATCTGGGATCAGTTTGGGCATGCAGGTCATGTCTACAAGAACCAAACTGCAGACGTGGCATGTGACAGCTACTATAAAACTAGCTATGACATTTACCTACTTAGGGGTCTTCATCCTCAACTGTACAAATTTTCTGTATCCTGGCCTAGAATTTTCCCTGCTGGCACCAAGAAGACCATCAGCTCCAAGGGTGTTGATTATTACAACCAATTAATTAACCAGTTGCTAGACTCTAACATTGAGCCCATGGTGACTCTGTTCCACTGGGACCTCCCACAAGCTCTTCAGGTCCTTGGTGGCTGGCAGAATGACAGTATCATAGATGCTTTTGTAAACTACGCAGACTTCTGCTTTGCCACTTTTGGGGATCGGGTCAAGTTCTGGATTACTTTCCACGAGCCTTGGGTTATCAGCTATGCTGGCTATGGCACCGGAGAGCATCCTCCAGGAATCACTGACCCAGGAGTAGCATCTTACAAG GTGGCTCACACAATTCTCAAGGCTCATGCCAAGGTCTGGCACCTGTATAACAACAAATACCGTTCTCAGCAACTGGGAAAGGTGGGGCTGGTGCTGAACTCAGATTGGGCTGAACCCAAGACTCCAACCAACTCTGAGGACGTGAGAGCATCTGAGAGGTACCTGCAGTTCATGCTTGGCTGGTTTGCTCACCCTATATTTGTTAATGGTGATTACCCAGATATCCTGAAGGCTCAGATCCAGGAAGTAAACCAGCAGTGCTCTGCAACAGTTGCACAGCTGCCTCTGTTTACTGAAGAGGAGAAGTCCTGGGTGAAAGgcactgcagatttttttggtCTTTCCCATTACACTTCCCGCCTGGTCAGTTCTGTGACTAACGGGACCTGCACATCAAGCTACGAGAGCATTGGGAACTTCTCCTTGCATGTAGATCCTTCTTGGCCACAGACTGCCTCTTCTTGGATCCATGTGGTCCCTTGGGGATTAAGAAGGCTGCTGAAGTTTGTGTCCCAGGAATATACAGGGACAAATATCCCAATTTACATAGCAGGAAATGGAATGCCGACAGAAGACTcaggggatcttattaatgaCACTCTGCGAGTAGATTATTTCCGCCAATACATCAATGAGGCTCTAAAAG CGGTAAAACTAGACGCAGTTGATGTTCGGTCATATATTGCTCGATCCCTGGTTGACGGCTTTGAAGGTGCAGTGGGGTACAGCCTAAAATTTGGGCTACATCATGTGAATTTTGAAGATAGCAACAGACCAAGGACTCCCAAGGCATCTGCTTATTTCTATTCCAGTGTTATTGCAAACAACGGTTTCCCATCCAAAGTCTTGGACAGATTTTCTACACCGATGGTGTTTGACCTACCCATGCCATCAAAGTTGCCGAATTTACCAGCATCAGAAGTTCCCTCCAAAGCGAAGATTGTCTGGCAGAAGTTTTCATCTCAAACAGACTTTGAAAGGGACATGTACTTTTATGGGACATTCCCAGAGGACTTTTCTTGGGGTGTGTCTTCTTCTGCCTACCAGGTAGAGGGAGGTTGGGATGCTGATGGCAAAGGACCTAGCATTTGGGATAACTTCACCCATGTCCCTGGGAATATAAAGAATAATGATACTGGAGATATAGCTTGTGATAGCTACAACAAGGTGGAGGAAGATATTTACCTGCTGAGAGCCTTAGGGGTAAAGAACTATCGTTTCTCCCTGTCCTGGTCTCGAATTTTCCCCACTGGAAGGAACAATTCAATAAACAGCCATGGAGTTGACTACTATAACCTTCTCATTGATGGACTGGTTGCAAACAACATCACTCCAATCGTCACTCTCTACCACTGGGACCTGCCACAAGCTCTCCAGGACATTGGTGGCTGGGAGAGCAGCGCATTGATTGACCTGTTTGATAGTTTTGCGGACTTCTGTTTCCAGACTTTTGGGGACAGGGTGAAGTTCTGGATTACGTTCAATGAACCCCAAGTCATTGCCTGGATTGGCTATGGCATTGGGATGTTTCCACCCAATGTCAATGACCCTGGCAGTGCACCCTACAGGGTTGCCCACATCTTACTGAAAGCTCACGCCAAGGTCTACCACACATATGATGACAAATACAGAGCGAGTCAGGGAGGGATCATTGCTCTATGTCCCCACGTTGACTGGGTTGAGCCAAAGACACCAAGCGACCCCAGGGACATAGAAGCTGCAGACAGATACATGCAATTTTTGATGGGGTGGTTTACACACCCGATTTTCAAAAATGGGGACTACCCCGAGGTCATGAAGTGGAAAGTTGGGAACAGGAGTGAGCTCCAGAACCTGCCATCATCTCGCCTACCGGTTTTCACAGCAGAGGAGCGTGATTACATCAGGGGCACAGCAGATGTTTTCTGCTTCAACACCTACTCCTCCAAAATTGTAACCCATGCAACGACCCGGTTGAGGCCCTTCTCTTATGAGTATGACCAGGAAGTTTCAACAGAGGTTGACAGCTCCTGGCCTTCCTCAGCTGTTAATGACCAGCGGGCTGTGGCCTGGGGGCTCAGGAGGCTACTGAACTGGATCAAAGAAGAATATGGAAATCCCCCAATATACATAATCGAGAATGGGGTGGGGATAAAAACCAAATCAGATGTTAATGACAATACCAGGATATTTTACCACAAAACATACATTGATGAAGCTTTAAAAG CTTACAAGTTGGATGGTGTTAATCTGAGAGGATACAACGTTTGGTCTTTTATGGATAATTTTGAATGGTTGGATGGTTATGATCCGAGATTTGGACTGCACCAGGTTGATTTTGACAATCCCAACAGGCCAAGAACCCCAAAGCGCTCTGCTGTGTACTATGCAGAAATCATCCGCAATAATGGTATCCTATTGCCAAAAGAAGATGAATTTTTATATGGAGAGTTTCCAAAGAATTTTTGGTGGAGTGTAGCAACTTCAGCATATCAG ATTGAGGGAGGATGGAGAGCAGATGGGAGAGGACTTAGCATTTGGGACCAATTTTCTCACACTCCCTTGAAAATCAGCAATGATGACACTGGAGATGTAGCGTGTGACAGCTACCACAAGATTGAGGAGGATGTGGAAATGCTGAAAAGCCTCAAAGTGTCTCACTATCGCTTTTCAATCTCCTGGTCCCGTGTTCTCCCAGATGGGACCACCAGATACATCAATGAAATGGGACTGAACTACTATGAAAGACTTATTGATGCTCTTCTGGCAGCTAACATTATGCCTCAG GTAACTCTCTATCATTGGGACCTCCCACAGGCACTGCAGAACCTCGGTGGGTGGGAGAATGATACTATAGTTCAGAGGTTTAAGGAATATGCTGAGCTCCTTTTCCAGAGACTGGGAGATAAAGTGAAATTTTGGATAACCTTAAATGAACCCTACAACACTGCATATTGTGGCTATGGTGTCGGCACAGCTGCTCCAG GCATCTCTGTTCGGCCAGGGCGAGCCCCTTACGTGGTGGGGCACAACTTAATAAAGGCCCATGCGGAAGCCTGGCACCTCTACAATGAGACCTACCGAGCAAAACAAGGAGGATTAATCTCTATCACCATCAACTCTGACTGGGCAGAACCAAGGAACCCATACAACCAGGAGGACATGGATGCTGCTAGGCGATACTTGCAG TTTCTTCTAGGTTGGTTTGCTCATCCCATTTTCAAAAATGGTGATTATAACGAAGTTATGAAAACAAGGATTCGGGAACGCAGTCTGGCTCAGGGGCTGAGCCAGTCCCG ACTTCCAGAATTTActgaaagtgaaaagcaaagaattaaagGCACATTTGACTACTTTGGTCTAAATCATTATACTACAGTTTTAACATACAACATGAACTATCCTGCTGGTGTTCTGTCATATGACTCTGATAG AGGTGTAGCTTCAGTAACTGACCGCAGCTGGCTGAACTCTGGTTCCTTCTGGCTAAAGGTGACACCCTTTGGTTTCCGAAAGCTCCTGAGATGGATAAAGGAAGAGTACAACAACCCTCCCATTTTTGTGACTGAAAATGGGGTCTCAGAAAGGGGAGCCTTAGACCTCAATGACACTTGGCGAACACATTACTATCGCAGCTACATTAATGAAGCACTGAAAG CCATTGTGCTTGACGGTGTCAACTTACAAGGCTACACCGCGTGGACACTGATGGACAACTTTGAGTGGGCAGTGGGCTTTGATGAACGGTTTGGGTTCTATTACGTGAATTTCTCTGACCCCGACTTGCCACGGCGCCCCAAGGCCTCTGCCAGGTATTACTCGCAGATCATAAACTGCAACGGGTTTCCAGACCCAGCAATGGGCCCACACCCCTGTCTGGAGCTGGAGCCTGAAG TGACACCAACAGACACCACGCCAGCAGCGGCTGACATCGTGCGCTTTTTGGGATTAGATTTAACATCGCAAAGTGCTGAAATAGCACTGTACGTGCTTTTTGCGCTTTCTGCAGTCGGAGCATTGGGCTTGGCTCTTCTTGCATATAAGTATGGAAAATTATCCAAAAGATCCCATAAACGATCACACATGGAACTTCGTAAACTGTAA